GGCCCCCCCATGGCTGCACCACGAGCGAGCCGAGCGCCATCCACGCTGAGTGACAGGGTGACggtggctggggaggggctgtaaGGGGAATATAATGTGGGGTAGCAGAGGAGAACCACCAACTAGGGGAGGGCTCCAGGGACCCTCTGCTCTGCCACTCTCTAGCCCCGTTCCCTGGCCTCCTGGCCCTCAGCCGATGCACCTGGACATCATCTTCCTGGTTGCAGGCGGAGGATTCGCTTCAGAGCCCAGCACGCAGCCCCTCCCCATCCGGCCCCTGATGGCCTGGACCTACGCCAGGCCTGGTCTGAACTCCTGTCAGCTGCCCCACTCGCCACGAACCCATTACCCACCCCAGGATGGACGCATGGCCCCATTTACCTCTCCGACATGCCGCAGGCGTCCTCTGGCCACGGCTTCTCCTGCCCAGGCCTGAACGTGAGCCAACAGCACctccctctgctgcttttccttcagCCCCAGCTCCAAGGCCAGGCTGGGAAACTCCCACAACCCCGccagcaagcctgggagagagcaAGGAGTGGGCAGCCAGGCCACGTTGGCACAGCCAGATTTCCATCTCCAAAGGGTGCTGCGGGCGGCAGCTGGTTCCCAGCAAACCCAGGGCCCGATGTTCCTCTGCTCACAGGCCAGGGTCAGGGCTAGGAAAAGCCTCCTGAGGTACAGCGCATCTCAACTGGCTGTCCAAGCATTTCCTGCCCCGGCTGGCTGCGGGATATTGTCCCTTCAAGATCACGTCCCTCTGATCACCTCTCCCACACATCAGTTGCAACAACCAGATGCCTGAGGGTATTGCTCAGACCAGGTACAGGGCTCATGCGGTTGAAAAGTCTCTGCCAAACAGGCAGGAAGTGAGAGGAGAAGAGGCAACAGGGTCAGTTCCAGGAAGCTGGGTGCAAGGAGCCCCCAAAGACAGCCCAAGGCACAGGGGAGCTGTGTGCTGCTGCCAGTGGCTGGATTTGGGGTGCCCGTGACCACCAATCACCCCTCCCGCTCCGCTGCCAGGATCATTACTGACATAATGGCTGCACATTCGGGCCCTGCATCCAATCGCCTTGCACAGCCCCTGCGCCTACACTCCTGTAGCCAGACTGGGGATGGACAATTTCTGGAAATTTTGAAGTCATGGGGAAAGAAGCCattggggagaggggtggaaaaaaatggaaattgggGGTGACAAAGGAGCTGAAGTAGTTATTTGTTTATCAAAACTAAGCTTTATTTACTTCTTCAAGAATGTGAAATGTATTACGTACAATTTAGTTAGCACGTGAGGAAGTCCTGGCTGGTAGGTTTATGAAATAAACCAGTATAAATTCTTTAGTTTTGATTCAAACAACGACAAACATATCTAGCACTGGGGACGGACTGTAGCTGCACACAAAGGTACTTACGTGTTTCGTTTTTCGCCTGTTGGCAAATAGGAAAACAATATACagtaaaaactgttttatttggcatgttgggggaagggaggtgccggtaagtgaaaaatgctggttaactatgagggaggggggttggggtgtgggctctgggagggagtttaggttctggagggggctcagggcagcgggttggggcacaggagggagtgcagggggccAGATCCAGCGGCTGCTCACCTTGGGCGGCTCCCCACAactggctctgcgtgctgcctccgccccctcagctcccattggccacggttcccagccaatgggagctgcgttgctagtgcttggggtgggggcaggggtaaAGGCGGAGCCACCTGGccgcgcctctgcctaggagcagcaggggaggTCACCACTTGTGGGGAGCCACTCGAGGTGAGTGGCCCCTTGATCCGGCACCCtgcgccccctcccacacccaaactccctcccagagcccgcactccaaaccccctcctgcgccccagccccctgctggccccgCAGCAACCGActataaactggcattttaaTGGTggtcagaaatgctggtttatagagctttccagttggcAAAGTACCAGATAAAACAGTTGTTACTGTATAAAATACCAAGCACAGAACGTGTCAGTCTTGTTGTAAACTTAAAGGAGGGTTCTGTCCTTTGGGCTCTGGAGCAGTGTGGAAATAGATCTGTCCTGATCACGTCGATAAAGGAGAACCTCATGTGGCCAGGGAAACATTTTGTTCATGGTAAATACTTATTGGTTATTATTCGAGAGCATTTTGAAGTACCGAAGAGCAGCAGTAACAGCATCACCCTCAAAATCCTGCCCCTGGTCACTCAGAGCAAACACGTCATTTAACCAgcttctttccaatttttccatatcggGCCCGGGGAAAGAAACCTTTTTTTCTTGATGTTTgcaggttggttttttttcagaTGCTCACCTCTCTAATCCAGCCAGAGCACCCGGTGGGGGTCTCCCCGCAGGCATCCTTCCCATGTTCCCCCCGCCTCCCGCTAGCCAAGGAGGGCTGGCTATGGGTGTTTGATGCCTGTCGAGGTCAGACAGCAGTGAGGGGCTTTTTCTCTCACCAGCCCCCCGAGATAagtgagccctgccccccagcattCCCAGTCCCATGGGGCAGCGATCCTTCCGTTCCCACAGACACCAACACCTCCTTTTCCATCCCCACCCTGGCACACACCAGAGCTGCAAGTTACCGGAGCTGGGTCTTTGCACGATCAGGTACTCTGGCTCCCCCCGAGGGCCTCTCCTCTCCAGCACACATGTGGCCGTCCGTTCCGCCCGGGGTTGCTTCTTGGCAGCTCTCCTGGGGAAGTTGGCCACCCCGAGGCTGCTGTCCCAGGGCTCCGAGGCAGGAAGGCACAAGGAGCAGCTGCCTGTGGCGGCTGCAAATCAGATGCGGCACCAGGTCAGTCCGTGTCACTGCACCGGCCCCAATCAGACCTGGGGAACAAGGACTGCACCTCTGCCCTGCTCACGGCatgaggagaggaggcccagggtCCCCATCACCTGCTGCTGATGCTCTCACCCCAGCCCCAATCAGCTCAGTCCAGGATCAGCCAGACGAGGCACCCCAAGGTGTTGGGGGGTGATGCCCTAGAGGTCGGGCAAGACACTTTGCCTTAACATCTCCTTGCGTGCAAATCACTGCACGTCCCAAACTAGCCTCCATGTGACACTAATCCCCACAGTGTAACCCAGCAGAGCTTAGGCACCCCAGCTGCATGGGCCAGCAGGGGAGTCCGCCAGGAGCCCTACGGCTCACGGCAGCACTGCCTGGCCCCCGCTGCTGCCTCTCGCcgcgctgcccccacagctctgtgCCCCAGGGTGCGGCTTCCCCACCAGCTCAGAGCTCGCCAGTGGCTAAGGGGTCAAGACGTGCTCTCCATACAGGGCTAAGCCTCGAGAGCACGGCAAGAGATGGCAATCCCTGGCCAGCACCTACCACACTCCTCGATGTCAGGTGCCTGGGAACAACTGAAAGCGGCTTTTCCCAGCAGCCTCTTGGAGGCGAATTCCAGCTCCTTCTCCACCTGCAAAGGAAGGACAGGGTCAGCTACAGGCCTCAGCTGCCAATTAGCCAAGAGGGCCAGGGCTCCACCCCcacgctctgggtgtccctaaacctctgactgccagaggctgggactggatgacaaggggtGGATCACTCAAAATCGCCCTGTTCcatccattccctctgaagtacctggcaccagccactgtcagaagacaaaatacggggctagatggaccgttggtctgacccactatggctgttcttatgccaTTTCAAACCTGGCAGCACACTGCAGCGTGTGTTGTATTTGGCACCAGCCCCAAACTGCCCCCTGATGACACGTTACAAGATGTGGGAACCCAAAGACACTGCGGCCATGAGTCAGAAGAGAGCTTAGCCGACGTGTGAACAGGTCTGGAAAGTTGTACACAATACATCCAAAGGCGTAAACACCACATGGAGAGGGGAACTGGGGACGGCCAGGGAAAAGAGGTGAGAAGTTTCAAATGAGAAACTAGGCACAagctttttaacagtgagggtgatttaccactggaacaaactaccaagggaagtcgTGGCTTCTCTATCTCTTGATGTctctaaatcaagattggatgcctcTCCAAAAGATGCTACTGGCCAATACATACAGGTTAGGCACAGCCTGGGTATTATGCACACAGTATTAATAGAATGCACATTTTATGTGTGTGTTgggaagttatgttaactgaatgcATTACAGTCTTGCTACAATTCTGTTCACTCATACTGAGTATCTCATAACTCTTTGCAAAGCCGAAGTCAGCTTTGGCATTAGCAGACACAGAACTTGCCAAAGACAAGAAATGCTTGTTCTAGATCTTAGTGCAGGCAGCTCTGAAGACAGCTGGTTTAGATCGTGGCATCCAAAAGAGAGCCAGGAAAAGGACAGAACAAAACAAGGTGTGCTGGATTTTAGTGCTGAGTTTCGTAACTTGTCAAGCCACCCTGTAACTAAAGCTCGTTGAAGTGCACATTTCCGAAGCACGCTCCTGCGCAAGGTGAACGTGCTGCGAGATACAAACCACTCCCTGGAAAGAGGCTGCATACGTCTCCTTTCCATACTGCACTGTTTTATCTTTGGACAACGTTTGTCTCCTGAACACCATGAGTGTAGTCAGAACAGCTGGCTACGTTCCGACAAAACTGTGCTTTAGCCAAACGCAACTGGCTGGGCTCGAGCGGGGTGACCGGGTGAAATTCACTGGCTTGTGCGAGACAGGAGCTCAGAGTAGACGATCCAATGAAACAGTCCTCTGGCCCCATGAATCTATGACATTAAGGGCCAATGGTTTATAGGTAGCATTTAGCTGGAAACACGGATCACTGTCAGGGAAGGTTTCCCACCGCTGGGACTGCTCAGGTTGTGGAACCGGCCCGCCCAGAGGAAGGGCAGGAATAGCCTGGGTCATTTAAACCTGGACTGGACCCTGCACAGGCGATATCGCAGGGTGAGATTCTGGGCCAGCCCCAGGGGTCCGACTCAATGACCCCACCAGGCTCTTCCATCTCGAGTTCCCAAGCTCCAAAACCAAAACCTCAACCCCAAAGAACAGCAGCTTGTCATATAGGGATctcaggagggtgtgtgtgtcccCAGATCACCCCCTTCAGTTTACAGAGTGTAGGTGGGCTTGGCATAATTAGACAAGCATGAGGCCTCCAttcttgggagacaggattagggaggtaaatggatCAGCAGGCTGGAGACAGAACATCTGTGCTAGCTATGATAAGAAGGAACCTGCAGGGAACCACTGACAATGGGAAAAACCACAGTGTACAGGATCACCCTGGAATGTAACGGTGAAGTAAAGAGTAAGTCATGGATGGACAGAGCGTGCTGTACAGGGCTTGGTTCCTACCACATAACCAAGCCAGTCCCAGAacatgtgatgcaatgtataggAAATGCAATGTGACATGTAAATGCACATAAAGGAAGAGGGTTTCTGTGTAATCTTGGATCTGGGATGTACCCTGCATCCACTCCCCATGTTTGAGTCCACTCGGCTCAGTGTAACATTGCTGCATGCCCAGTAAAAATCCCCAAGTGACGGAATCTGGAGTCGAAGTGAGCTTTTGGGAAGCCGTCCCAGATGGAATCCCAAGGtagagaagtgacttgctcagggccCAGAGGGAGGTGGTGAGAAAGCAGGGAATGGGACTAGGGGCTCGATCGCCGCCTTCCTAGTAGTACACATTTTTATGAAGGGCACGGGGGTTACATACAGATCACTGACCTACTGGGATTGAGCTGAATACAGGAAAGTGCAATACCTACCCGGCAACGCGCCCTGCAGTGCTGCTTCACAGGACACTCCATGCACAGCGGGGCCCTGGGGGTGCACACAGTAGCTCCCAGCTCCATCATGGCTTGGTTAAAGTCCCCTGGCCGGGCTGGATCGACCAGAGAATTGGCCAAATCCCTACGATGAAGAGCAGCGATAAGTGGCAGGCTGGGCAGGCATGGTTACCAGACGAGCATCCGTTACAACACATGGGGGGTAGGTCCCATCAGCTGGGAAGAGGAACAACCCTGCACCCCACAGGGTGCACAAACAGGCACTCACTTGCCCTAcctgcagctggggagaggcTCAGAACCCTGATACCGGCTAGACCCAGGGTGGAGGGGGCTTGGGCCATTCTCTGACACTGGGGCTTGCTCCTGTTCTAGTACGTTGGGCTAGTGTGACTAGGCTCTAGGCTCCCTCTTCCTACCTTAATAGAGCCACATGGAGTCACAGTACCAGGACCTCCCCACAGCCTTATCCCAGTGACGGCTCTCTCCGACAGTGGGGATCGGGGGGCTCCGAACCCCAGGTTCCCATCCATGGGAGCAGCCCAAGCTTCATGGCAGTTAGAGGCAGCCGGCATTGGCTTGTAGAGCCCATCTCATTGCCCAGTGAGCCAGTGAAAAGGCTGGGAACCCATGGTGCAACGAACAGACATGGCTGCAGGTCCACTCTCCAAGGCGCCTCTCGCTGTCCCGAGCGCCTGAGAACACGCGATTGTTCAGTGATCTCTGAAAGCCGGCTGCAGCCGCCACACGCCGGCTCCTCTGCTTAGATTGGCCGAGAATCCCAGCCCCTGCTTAGCGACACGGCCGCTCCTGTGACAGTTCTCGCTGGCGCTTGGAGGATACTTCGTAAGCGCTGGTCTCCAGTGCTGCCTAGGGGACTGCGCTGCTGCATGCACCAGTAGGCACGATCCTgtactgcagctgggggtgggtggggggatttCATCTCCAGGGCTGATCCAATCCCTGCCTACTCCCTGTATGGGCCTACAAGGCAGTCACTTCCTGCCCACTGGGCTACTGCTTGTCTGTTGTGCATCCACTGGGCTGCAAGACAACCGACTGCCCCAAAGACATGGTAAGCAGAGGTGAAAAGCAGTCTCCCGTGACCGATACCCACAGCCCACTCTGGTGTACTTTACTCCTGTTTGTAATACAACCCCCACCCCTTGCCTCCTGGGACGAGAACAATCCCCTACCAGAGTCTGTCGGTGACAGCCGGGCTGCTGGAGTCGGCGCCGATGCATCGGACCCGACACAGGACTCGGATCACGTTCCCGTCCACCACTCCTGTCACCTGGCCCATGAAACAGAAGAGCAGTGGTCACCATCTCAGAGCACCTGCGTGCTCGTGCCCCTAGGAGGGGAGGGCATTTGGCCAGGCCAGTCCCAGGGAGGGGTAACTGGAGGGATTAACAATCCCCAGGCCAAGCAAGTCTGCTGGGAGGGTGCACCACGGGTGGCTGGAGCTGGCCTGGGCTCTCGGTGCCCAGACCCCCTGGGAGATCCCAGCTTTCAGCGAGGCAGGAGGAACATTGCAAGTAGCACTGGGACTGCCCTGGGGCAAGGAGGGGCCACGAGCAGCCCCAGGGAGAGGCATGTTCCCCAAACCACTTATCAGCTGAGGCGCCTGTGAAACCCGACGCAATCCGAGGCCAGCACAGCCTGACACACCCACGGCAACACTGGCACACAGACAGCGCCGGTTCTCTCATCACCTGCCCGTAGGAGATGGAGGCGATGGCTCCTGCTGTGTATTTCCCCACTCCCGGCAGCAGCCTCTGCAGCTCCTCGGCTGTTGCAGGCATCTGACCTGCCAGCTCGGACACCACCTGAGGGGAAAGCGGAGCTGAGTAGGGACCTGTTGTctcccaatgggagctgggcacaTCAGCTATGCTCCTCTCTGGAGCTTCTGGCTAGCACTTGGGGACGGAGCTGTGGCACTGGGCTTCCCCCCACACCGGCCAGCGGGCACTAGCATGGAGAGGAGGGACGTAGGaaataccccctccctccacaactGCCCCCCCACTGGGATAccttctgtgctgcttcctgcagccgcTTCCCTCGCGAGTAGTAGCCGAGTCCTGCCCACAGCTCATTCACCTCCTGTTCCCAAGACACACAGCCAGGGGTTAAGCCTAGTCGCAAAGGGCCCAGGATTAAAGATCAGTGGGGGCGTTTTCAGGCCCCTGCCATGGGGGATTCTCACCTCCAGGGAAGCTTTGGCGAGTGCCTGCAGCGTCGGCCATTTCTACATTGCAAAGGAAACAGAGGTTTGTTCGCTGGCACAGGACGAGTCTGCAGAGCGCGACGAACCCGAACGCGTGGCTGACCCGCAGGCCGGGGACAAGACATGCAATGGCTGCGGTTTCAGACACGCTCAGAAATTCAGGGCTCCCGGCGCAGGAGGAGGAGACAAAGGACAATCACCTGCATCCACCTGTTGTAATAGTCAATCACCGTAGCCACTTGCGTCTGCTGAAGCATGATCTCCGACACCCACACTGCAGGCACAAAGGAAAAGCGAGAGCACCATGGGGGACTGGAAGGCCCCCTCCCAGTTCAACACCTTGCCCTGTCCCTATGCACAAGGTCTCTCTGGGGCAAAAGTGGAGCCTCCCATGGCTTCACTAGTCCCTTATACCTGAAGCAAGCTTAGAATTGGGGCCACTGACATATCCAGAGTTACTGCCCAGAAGATTCACTGGCAACCAGTTTTCTCCCCATTCGTATCATGCTGCTCTTGTGCATCTCTCAGACCAGCCATTTGTGCCTAAGGGGGTGGCACCATCATTGTCCAGCTTCGTCCCTGTGATGCTGGGTCCTTGCCAGGGCCACACTGCTGGCCTCTTTCAGAAAGAGTCTAGAGGAGTTTTGGGCTGCATCTGGCTTTGGGAGAGCAGCATGATTTGTTCAGAGTATTCTCCACAGTGAAGTTGCAATACCCCACAATGCACCCTGCTAACTCTGCAGTGCTAGGCAAAGACGATACGCCGTGACAAACCTTCTGCCTTAGAAAAGAAGCCCAAGAAGACAGCTCgtgtttctctctgtctcaccTGCATATGCTCTTCTGTTAGCATCGGATTCGCTTGCAGCCTGAAAGAGAAGGCAGAGGGAATTTCAGGGAACTGGACAGAGTTCTCAGCTCTGGACTCTGctcagggagggatggggaaaaggaaaggagatgCACACCTGGTTCGGATAGGGTCATTTGCACTAAAGAGAGTCAAATTCAGCACTAGTGAGACGCTACTAGTGTTTGGAATGATACCAGTTAGTTTGCAGAAGAGCAGCTCCTCTTGGGAAGTGTTTGATAT
This sequence is a window from Chelonoidis abingdonii isolate Lonesome George chromosome 7, CheloAbing_2.0, whole genome shotgun sequence. Protein-coding genes within it:
- the MUTYH gene encoding adenine DNA glycosylase isoform X1 — encoded protein: MSKLRAAARSGRGLQQGAGEGRKSPRRCRENVSSHKGMLPPVPAQQSAYHLFSHVAEIKTFRKNLLAWYDKCKRDLPWRKLAASESDANRRAYAVWVSEIMLQQTQVATVIDYYNRWMQKWPTLQALAKASLEEVNELWAGLGYYSRGKRLQEAAQKVVSELAGQMPATAEELQRLLPGVGKYTAGAIASISYGQVTGVVDGNVIRVLCRVRCIGADSSSPAVTDRLWDLANSLVDPARPGDFNQAMMELGATVCTPRAPLCMECPVKQHCRARCRVEKELEFASKRLLGKAAFSCSQAPDIEECAATGSCSLCLPASEPWDSSLGVANFPRRAAKKQPRAERTATCVLERRGPRGEPEYLIVQRPSSGLLAGLWEFPSLALELGLKEKQQREVLLAHVQAWAGEAVARGRLRHVGEVSHVFSHIHQTYVVYSLLLGGDHKTASGRRDKMLERPAFRWVTQAEFQKAAVSTAMKKVWKAFERQICEGRGSGQGCKRKRAANPSRAGQWKVEADGSLPPRQFSLDAFLKAPAGE
- the MUTYH gene encoding adenine DNA glycosylase isoform X6 — encoded protein: MLQQTQVATVIDYYNRWMQKWPTLQALAKASLEEVNELWAGLGYYSRGKRLQEAAQKVVSELAGQMPATAEELQRLLPGVGKYTAGAIASISYGQVTGVVDGNVIRVLCRVRCIGADSSSPAVTDRLWDLANSLVDPARPGDFNQAMMELGATVCTPRAPLCMECPVKQHCRARCRVEKELEFASKRLLGKAAFSCSQAPDIEECAATGSCSLCLPASEPWDSSLGVANFPRRAAKKQPRAERTATCVLERRGPRGEPEYLIVQRPSSGLLAGLWEFPSLALELGLKEKQQREVLLAHVQAWAGEAVARGRLRHVGEVSHVFSHIHQTYVVYSLLLGGDHKTASGRRDKMLERPAFRWVTQAEFQKAAVSTAMKKVWKAFERQICEGRGSGQGCKRKRAANPSRAGQWKVEADGSLPPRQFSLDAFLKAPAGE
- the MUTYH gene encoding adenine DNA glycosylase isoform X2, translating into MSKLRAAARSGRGLQQGAGEGRKSPRRCRENVSSHKGMLPPVPAQQSAYHLFSHVAEIKTFRKNLLAWYDKCKRDLPWRKLAASESDANRRAYAGLTPGCVSWEQEVNELWAGLGYYSRGKRLQEAAQKVVSELAGQMPATAEELQRLLPGVGKYTAGAIASISYGQVTGVVDGNVIRVLCRVRCIGADSSSPAVTDRLWDLANSLVDPARPGDFNQAMMELGATVCTPRAPLCMECPVKQHCRARCRVEKELEFASKRLLGKAAFSCSQAPDIEECAATGSCSLCLPASEPWDSSLGVANFPRRAAKKQPRAERTATCVLERRGPRGEPEYLIVQRPSSGLLAGLWEFPSLALELGLKEKQQREVLLAHVQAWAGEAVARGRLRHVGEVSHVFSHIHQTYVVYSLLLGGDHKTASGRRDKMLERPAFRWVTQAEFQKAAVSTAMKKVWKAFERQICEGRGSGQGCKRKRAANPSRAGQWKVEADGSLPPRQFSLDAFLKAPAGE
- the MUTYH gene encoding adenine DNA glycosylase isoform X4 — encoded protein: MYRPIKACFLQCLPSNLRTISSATWQKSRPFGRICSPGTTNASVTFPGGNWLQANPMLTEEHMQKWPTLQALAKASLEEVNELWAGLGYYSRGKRLQEAAQKVVSELAGQMPATAEELQRLLPGVGKYTAGAIASISYGQVTGVVDGNVIRVLCRVRCIGADSSSPAVTDRLWDLANSLVDPARPGDFNQAMMELGATVCTPRAPLCMECPVKQHCRARCRVEKELEFASKRLLGKAAFSCSQAPDIEECAATGSCSLCLPASEPWDSSLGVANFPRRAAKKQPRAERTATCVLERRGPRGEPEYLIVQRPSSGLLAGLWEFPSLALELGLKEKQQREVLLAHVQAWAGEAVARGRLRHVGEVSHVFSHIHQTYVVYSLLLGGDHKTASGRRDKMLERPAFRWVTQAEFQKAAVSTAMKKVWKAFERQICEGRGSGQGCKRKRAANPSRAGQWKVEADGSLPPRQFSLDAFLKAPAGE
- the MUTYH gene encoding adenine DNA glycosylase isoform X3 is translated as MSKLRAAARSGRGLQQGAGEGRKSPRRCRENVSSHKGMLPPVPAQQSAYHLFSHVAEIKTFRKNLLAWLQANPMLTEEHMQKWPTLQALAKASLEEVNELWAGLGYYSRGKRLQEAAQKVVSELAGQMPATAEELQRLLPGVGKYTAGAIASISYGQVTGVVDGNVIRVLCRVRCIGADSSSPAVTDRLWDLANSLVDPARPGDFNQAMMELGATVCTPRAPLCMECPVKQHCRARCRVEKELEFASKRLLGKAAFSCSQAPDIEECAATGSCSLCLPASEPWDSSLGVANFPRRAAKKQPRAERTATCVLERRGPRGEPEYLIVQRPSSGLLAGLWEFPSLALELGLKEKQQREVLLAHVQAWAGEAVARGRLRHVGEVSHVFSHIHQTYVVYSLLLGGDHKTASGRRDKMLERPAFRWVTQAEFQKAAVSTAMKKVWKAFERQICEGRGSGQGCKRKRAANPSRAGQWKVEADGSLPPRQFSLDAFLKAPAGE
- the MUTYH gene encoding adenine DNA glycosylase isoform X5, coding for MSKLRAAARSGRGLQQGAGEGRKSPRRCRENVSSHKGMLPPVPAQQSAYHLFSHVAEIKTFRKNLLAWYDKCKRDLPWRKLAASESDANRRAYAVWVSEIMLQQTQVATVIDYYNRWMQKWPTLQALAKASLEEVNELWAGLGYYSRGKRLQEAAQKVVSELAGQMPATAEELQRLLPGVGKYTAGAIASISYGQVTGVVDGNVIRVLCRVRCIGADSSSPAVTDRLWDLANSLVDPARPGDFNQAMMELGATVCTPRAPLCMECPVKQHCRARCRVEKELEFASKRLLGKAAFSCSQAPDIEECGLLAGLWEFPSLALELGLKEKQQREVLLAHVQAWAGEAVARGRLRHVGEVSHVFSHIHQTYVVYSLLLGGDHKTASGRRDKMLERPAFRWVTQAEFQKAAVSTAMKKVWKAFERQICEGRGSGQGCKRKRAANPSRAGQWKVEADGSLPPRQFSLDAFLKAPAGE